Genomic window (Candidatus Methylomirabilis limnetica):
GCACGAACTCTACCAAGGGCGGCAAGTCGCGTCAAGGCCAGAGAGCAGAAAAGACGTTATTGACGCCACCTTCGCCTTTTCGGGACAGATAACCACTATATGATCTTGTCAGCCAGGCATGCTCATGCGGGAGTGCCGGAATATATACGGGGCCGCGTCGGAAGGCCTGAAGGAAAGCAAAAGCCACGCGGTCAGGGTTTAGTCCGTCCGTTCGAGCTTGAAGGACAGCACCGTTTGTCGTATCGTAACTACAAGGTAGATAGGCTGAAGGCTGAAGGCTTTTAGGGGTAAGTCATGCGTGATCAAAGAAAACTTAGAAAAGGTCTTGAATGGCTCGATTCGTGCCTTGCGAGATAATTTAGAACCTTCAGCCTTCAGCCTAAACACCTTGTAGTTACGTCGTATCATGGGCCGCACCTTGGGGGTGAAAGGGAATGTGATCGCGCACCCCCTGCATCTCCGCTCCTCAAGCGACCCACAAGGTTCTTACTTCAGTCCTATCCGTTTTAGGGTGAGCCGTCAGGAGCGTTGGCAGCGATCCCGCATGCAGAAGGGGCCTGAGAGACACGTGGATGAGCGTGGTGGAGCAGTGGACGTTTGTGAGGGAAAAGTCAGGCGATTTACTGTCCCCAAGCGTCCAACATGCCCTGCGCGTGTTGTTTCGTAACTACATGGACTCGCGGCTGGCGGTCTATAGTAAGCTGCCGGATCTGGACGCGGCCAGAGCGGAACTCGCCCGGTCCGAGGAGCTGCGACATAAGATTTGGAGCCGGGCGGTGGCCGTCGCGCTCATTGGCGCGCTGGCTCTCGGAACGACCGTGGCCCATGCCGCTGACTTCTCGACTTCGCTTGGGGCGGACGCGCTGCCGACGCAGCCGGCATTGACCGCTGAGCGGGCCAGGGGCGTCCCCACGGGCGAAGAAGTGAACACGGGGCAGGATCCCACCCGGCCCGTCACCCGAGTGGACGTGCGGTTCAAGTACCATGAGTCTGACCATAGGGCAGTGGACGGCGATTCGGTGCAGGTTCTGACCCTGCGGGCCGACTGGATGGTGCCGCTTGGGGGCGGCTGGGTGCTGGGCCTGCGCGGCGATCTGCCTCTGTCGTGGGACGACACGCCGAGCCTCGACAACCCGCGGGGCGTGCGGCAGTTCGGACTGTCGGACACCCTACTCCAGGGCTTCTTGATCACGCCGACGGCCGGCAAGTGGACCGCCGCCCTCGGCACCCAGGTGATCTTCCCCACGGCCCCCAAGGCCCAGATGGGCACGGGCAAGTTCCAGCTCGTTCCTTCGGCGGCCGTCAAGTACGATTTGGGTGGCTGGATTCCGAGGGCCTGGACGGCGCTCATCGTACGCCACGCCGTGGACGTGGGGCAGGCACAGGCCAGCCGTCCCTCCATCAACCAGACCATCGTGCAGCCGTTCCTGAATTTTGATTTGCCGTGCGAGTGGTTCTTGACCTTCTCACCCGAAATGCGGTACGACTGGCAGAGCGCTGACTGGCACATCCCGTTCAACGTGGAGGTGGGCACGATGGTGACCCGGCGGATCGTCATGTCCGTCGAATACAATGTGGCCATCGAGAAGAATCTGCCCTTGTATAAGCAGGCAGTGGAGTTCAGGGTAGGATACTTCTTTTGACAGGCTGCCGAAAAAGGCCCCCATCGTTCGCCGCCTTGCATTTGGAACTTCCTGCCCCCTCCGGCGGGTTTGAGCAGCCTATGGGCCCAGACGCGTTTTTAGGCATCTTGTTGAGGCTGCGAGCCCGCAGGGGGCCGCTCGCAATGGAAGTACTGCCACGCGCTTCCCGGAGGCCGTGGGGCGTCTGTACGATCTCGGCGTCCGTGAGCAGCGCCTGACTCGGTGCCGGCGTGCGCGGCGGCGAAGCGAGGCTGGGTGGAGTAGGACAGGGGCCGGCAAGGCAGAGGAGACAGGGCAAAAGGATTTTTTGGCTGGAATCGGGAAGGTGATTAGGGGGACCTGCGCGATCGCCGTGTTGAGGCGCACCTCTTCGAGCGCTGCTTCCTGGCCCGGACGGCCAGAAAAACACGGGTCATAAAGAAATTGATTTCTTTACGGGCTTCTTGAAGAACTTCCTATTCAATTTTTTTAAACTTCTGCAGCTCATGTTCATCGTCTATCTCAGAAACCGGCCTGAGAAGACAAATCTTCTCGTTTACTTCAATGGCCTCTTGATACAGTTGCGCAAACTTTCTATAGTTTGCAACCTCCTTTTCGGTCTTCTCCAGTTCCGGCCCCATCCGAAGATTTTGAGCCCGACTCACCCCCTTTTGGGTCGTATTCCAAAGATACTGGGGCCCGTGTCCCGGGTGATCCGGTTGGAAGCAGGCGCAGTTCTTTTTCCCGCACCTGCGAAAGTTGACCGAAATCATCCCAGGACGAAAGTCGCCGACAGCCGACATCTGCAGGTAGATCTTGTCGCGGCGCTCTTCCAGTTGTTCAAGTGGTGTTGCCATAAGGCCTCCTTATCTGATTGCTATGATAACAATCAGATTAGGAGGCCAAATAAAAGGGAAAGTCAAGTTTACCGATAAATTTGTCTTACACCCTTCAGCATGAAACTGAGAGATCACTCAGACCATGGGTGGGTTCCCTGCCTCCAGGTCCTGGGGCATCGAGGTCTTGACGTTGTAACCATAGGAGAAAGTGGCATATCGTTCCCAGACCTCTCCGAAGGTCAGGGTAATCCCCGGATCGCTTCCCTCTTATGGCAGGCCCTTCAAAAGCTTGTCCATCTCCTTGGCTGAGAAGGTCCGAAGAGTCTCAGTCCTGACATTCCTCAATGTCCCTTGGTGCGTCTGACTTATCATAGGGTGGTGAGGGCGTCAAGTTCATGCCCTCTCGCATATTTGGCCTTGAAGAACATGGCAAAACGTATAAGATGCTAAGGGAGTGGAATATTGGGAGGTCTTATGGCGGCACGTGGGGGTGGCAGTGCTCATTGGGCATAGCACAGGAGGTTGCCGTGGCAGACGAGAAACCAATTGTCGGACGCACGAAACATGGGGAGTTGACGCTTGACCAGATTGCCGAACTGCAACCTGGGTTAGGTCAGTTGATGCCGCTCATGAGCGAACGCTACTGGATTTGCTACTATGCCGCTAAAGGCGGTAATTGGGCGCTGGCCGCATACCAGCTCAATGGTCTGCGAAGCCTGTTCAAGAAGTCCAACACCACGCGGCCGAAGTACAAAGGGATGCTTGAGCGTTATGCCAAGGCAATCTTCGACCCGCTTGCGCAGTCCATAGAAGCCAAGAACTTCACCGAGTTCGAAGGGTGCTACCTGCAGGGTATTGAGCTGGCCAACGAGATGCACGTGACCACCCATCACCCTGAGATTATCTGGAAGCTCCCGTCCACTCCTCCGCAGCATCTGGAGATGGGGCCTTGTGTGTAGCGCGGTGTTCCACAAGTCTTTCGACATATTCGATAGCTCAAGGCCATAAAATCCCCCCTAACCCCCCTTTTGAAAAGGGGGGAAGTCGAACAGGATACTCATGAAACGGTTGACCGCTCTTGCCGTAGTCCTGCTTGTTTGCATGACCCTCGATTCGGTGGCTCAAGCGGAGCCCATGGATGCGCTGACGCTCCGTCAAGGAGACGTGAGGATAGTGAAGCTTGCCGACGACGCGAAGGTTTCAGACCTTCAGGGTGTCATAGACACGGGCGGCGTGCCCTCCGCCATCCCGATGTTCAGCAAGGGGGGTGCGCTGTACGGAATTGTCGCGGTGGACTTGTACCAGCAACCCGGTGAATACCAGATGACGGTGTATGAGGCGGCAACCAAACGAGCGTTATCCGCGAAAGCACTCATCGTGAAACAAGGGGAATTCGAGAAGAGCATCAGCCCGAGCTGGAATGCACACGTCTTTACCAAACCTGAGCTAGAAAGGATCGCCAGCGAGAAACAGGCAATGGCTGAGGCCCTTCGTACCTCCTCGTCTCAGCCCCTTTGGCAGGATGGGACGATCTATCCGATTGAAAAAACCGATCATACCGGATTGATCACAACCCCCTTTGGCCAGATCCGGATGAATCCAGCCCAAGACTGGTTTCGGTTTCACCGGGGAACCGATTTTCAGGCCCCCAAGGGCTTTCCGATACGAGCGATTGCCACCGGGAAGGTCGCGCACCTCGGCCATGATTATCTGTTGGAAGGCAATATCACGGTGATCGATCATGGCCTGGGGATCTTTTCTTCGTACCTGCATCAGTCGTCGTTTCTCGTGAAGATTGGGGATGAGGTCAAGAAAGGAGACGTCATCGGACGAGTCGGGAGCACCGGGAACAGTAACGCGCCCCACTTGCACCTTGCGCTCAAGATCGGCGGGGCAGTGGTCGATCCACTACAGTTTATTGAAGCGCTGCGAGGGCTATGACCGCGATTATTCTCCCCGTCAAAGCTCTCCAGCACGAAATAGGCGCTGGAGGCGGGAAAAATCGATACATCCTTAATCGATTCTGTGTAAAAAGTTCCTACCTCCTCCTCACAGGTTCATGGACTACCTTACTGCCCCCAGGGTTCTAACCAGCGACAGTGCTTCTACAGTACCCGACAACCGACCCGGGAGCCCGAAGAGTGGAGACCGTCTAAGAAAGCGTGTGCTGTCACTGTTTGGGCCTCTCTTGTCGCCGTTCGCCTGGACTGACCAGTCCATCAAATCCTTTTCCTCGCCTCTAAGTTTCGACAATTACGGGGACGGCGTGAGGCTGATCTGGGGGGGCCGCCGATTGGCAATGAACTTGCACGTAGTTTGCTGCGAACGGCTGTCCGAGTGGTTCGTTCCCTTTAACCTCTACCTGGAGGAGTGAAGCTATGCGAGTGTTGCGAAGAGGGCTTCTAGCCACCACCATTTGTCTTGCTGTATCAGTCTTTCTGTCGGCTGGTGTGAGCCATGCCAAGAAAGGCGGTTCGAAAATCAAGGTAGAGGTTGAAGCAGAGCTAGAGCCTTGCGGCGCAGTCGCTGCAGCTACCTCTCCGTGTGCCCCGAGCGGCACGCCGCCTGAGTCCGACGCCGAAGGGAAGGCGGAGCACAAGAAAGAGACCCATAAGGGGGTAATCAAGAAGGATGAGTTTAAAGGAAAGGTCAAGATTCCGGTCGATCCTGCATCTGCTTTGGGGATCGTGGACGAGGATGCGGCGGAGGGGGCTGACATCCGCCTGATCTTGAGCCACGCTGATGGTCCCGGTTCCTTCACCGACTTCGCCGAGTGCCGTCTTGCCTTCGATGAGATCGAGGAAGAGGATGACGATGATGAGGTCCAGGCAGAGTACAAGGTGGATGTTCGGATAAAGAAAGGGGCTGTGCAAGCGAAGAAGGGTGTGTGCCACATAAATCTGGCAACTACCGCCGAGTTGGGTGTTCCTGATGCCCGGGCTGGCGATCTGGTAACAGCCACGCTTATTACAGGCGGCACTCGAACTGATTTCCTGCAGGGCACTTTCGATCTGGATTGAACATCCGATTCTCTGAAGCTCCCACTACTAGGCGTGGCAAGGGGGTCGGGTAACAAACCGGCCCCCTTGTGCCTTTTCCAGACCTCAATTCCTCTTTACAATCTTCGAGTTATTGTGTTATTTTCGCTTCGTGGCAAGGAGGCGAGGCTATGTCTGGACATTCTAAGTGGTCGGGCATCAAACACAAGAAGGCTAAGATAGATGCCATTCGCGGCCGTGCGTTTACCAAGCTGATCAGGGAGGTCACGGTGGCCGCCAGGGTGGGTGGCGGCGACCCGATCGGGAATCCTCGTCTTCGATTGGCGATCGAGAGGGCCAAGGCTGTCAATATGCCCCAGGACAACATCCAGCGAGCCATCATGAAGGGTACGGGTGAGCTCCCCGGTGTATCCTACGAGGAGTATGTCTACGAAGGGTACGGGCCGGGAGGCGTCGCCGTCCTGCTTGAGGTGTTGACCGACAACAAAAATAGGACCGCCCCGGAGTTCCGCAAGGCATTTTCCAAGTACGGGGGAAACCTGGGTGAATCAGGATGCGTCGCGTGGCTGTTTGAAAAAAAGGGGCTGATTCAAGTGGAAGCGGCCACGGTTGATGAGGATCGGCTGCTTAGCGTTGCGCTGGAGGCAGGCGCCGAGGATGTTCTCCGGTCAGACGATACCTTCGAGATTATCACCGCGCCCAAAGACCTCGATCGGGTCAAAGAGTCTCTGGCGAAGGAAAAGATCGAGATCGCCGATGGAGAAGTGACTATGCTTCCGCAGACCACCGTCAAGCTGGAAGGGAAGCAGGCGCAGCACATGCTACAGTTGATGGAGGCGCTTGAAGATCACGACGATGTCCAGAATGTGTACGCGAACTTCGATATCCCCGAAGAGATCATGGCGGCAGTGACCGGCTAGGCCTGTGGTGAGCTCTGTCGAACCATCGGGTCGCCAGATGATCCCGATGGAACTGCTGTGCTGGTCTTAGGGGTTGATCCAGGGGCCAGCGCCACCGGCTACGGAATAGTGGCTCGCAGTGATGACGGTGTATTGCGAGCCGTCGATTACGGTAGCGTCCGCACCACGCCTAGAGACCCATTCCCTGTCCGCCTGCAACAGATCTTCAGCCGCCTGACCGAGCTAATCCGTTGTTATCAGCCGGAGTGCGCAGCGATCGAAAGCCTTATCTTCGCGAAAAATGTACAAAGCGCGTTTAAGCTAGGCCAGGCGAGAGGGGTCGCCCTTCTGGCTGCCGCACAAGGTGGCCTTAGCATCGCGGAGTATACCCCGCTGCAGGTGAAAAGCGCTGTGACCGGGTATGGCGCTGCTGGTAAAGGTCAGGTCCAGCAGATGGTCGGATCGCTCCTTGGTCTTAAAGAGCCGCTGCGTTCGACCGACGCTGCCGATGCGCTGGCCGTGGCCATTTGTCACCACCATTCGGCCCGGCTCCTGCACCTGTCGAGAGGTAGAGGACGGTGATCGCAGCGCTCCGCGGACTGTTGACATCCAAGGATCCAGGGCATATCGTTATCGATGTAAACGGGGTCGGTTACCAGGTCTTTATCCCCCTTTCGACGTTCTATCAGCTCCCGGAGATCCAACAGGAGGTACGCCTTCGCATCTACACGCATGTCCGCGAGGATGCCATCCAGCTTTACGGGTTTCATGCTCTCGAGGAAAAGATGATGTTCGAGTTGCTGACGGGAGTCTCCGGGATCGGGCCTCGCCTCGCATCCAACATCCTGTCAGGAATCTCGGTAGAAGAGTTTATCCCGGCCATTCTAGAGGGCGATATCGCAAGGCTCAAGGCGATTCCAGGGGTGGGTCGGAAAACGGCCGAGCGGATCATCTTGGAACTGAAGGATAAGGTCCTGGAGGTTCCTTGTGCGAGTCGAGCCGTGGTTGGCCACCAGCCGAGCCCGGAACGAGATCGCACGATCGAAGATGTCGTCTCTGCGCTGCTGAACTTAGGCTGCAGCCGCAAAGAAGCCTCGGCGGCGGCAGAGGCAGCGCATCAGGCCGTCGGCGATGAGGCGGACTTTGAACAGTTCGTCAAGCATGCGCTGAAAACCCTCTCCGAGAGGACAGGGAAACGGTTATGACATCGGAAAAACAGAAGAAGGAAAGCGGACCAGAACGGGTGGCGAACCGGCAGCTCCAGGACGAGGATCAGGATCTCGAGCTAAGCCTGCGCCCAAAAGCCTGGGATGACTACATTGGCCAGGAAAAGGTCAAGGCGAACCTCCAGGTCTTCGTACAGGGGGCCAAGGCGCGAAGAGAGCCTCTGGACCATCTGCTCTTCTACGGCCCGCCGGGGCTTGGCAAGACATCCCTCGCCTTTCTCATTGCCTCGGAGATGGGGGTGAGCATCCGGGTCACCTCCGGTCCAGTGATCGAACGGCAGAAAGACCTGGCGGCAATCCTCTCCAGCCTCAGGGAACATGATGTCCTGTTCATTGACGAGATCCACCGGCTGAATCCCCTAGTCGAAGAGACCCTATACCCGGCAATGGAAGATTACCGGCTGGACCTGATCATCGGTCAGGGTCCGAGCGCACAGACCTACCGGCTGAAGCTGCCGCGTTTCACGTTGATCGGGGCTACGACTCGCGCCGGGCTTCTGTCCTCGCCTTTGCACAACCGGTTTGGTGTGGTCCAGCGCTTGGACTTTTACGATGCGACCAACCTCTTCAGGATCGTCCTGCGGTCGGCAAAGATCCTGGGGGTATCGATCGTTGATGACGGCGCGTGGGAAATCGCGCGACGCTCCCGTGGAACGCCTCGCGTCGCCAATCGCCTGCTGCGGCGCGTCAGGGATTTCGCCCAGGTATTAGGCGATGGTATCATCACCAGTGAGGTTGCACAGGGAGCACTGGAACGGCTCGAGGTGGACACCATCGGGTTCGACGAAATGGATCGGCGGATCCTGTACACCATCATCGAAAAGTTTGCCGGCGGGCCGGTGGGAATCGAGACGATCGCAGTCGCTGTAGGAGAGGAAAAAGAGACGATCGAGGACGTCTATGAGCCATTCTTGATCCAGCAAGGGTTTCTGGCCAGGACCCCAAGGGGCCGCACTGTCACTCCCCTTGCCTTTGATCATTTCAAGCTCCCCCGCCCGGCCGAGTCGCAGGGCGAGCTATGGCACGGGTAGATTGCGTCTATAGCGTATCTAGCGTATGACGCGACGACACAATGGACGCAAAAGACGCAAATGCAGGGGCTAGATTCACTCGCCAGGATGTTGATCCTATTCGGCCTCATTCTGGCCGTCGTAGGGGGACTCATCCTGTTCGTCGGAAAGGTCCCTTTCATTGGGAGGCTACCGGGGGATATCTACATCCAACGAAAGAACTTCTCCTTCTATTTCCCCCTTACCACCTCAATACTGTTGAGCGTCCTCCTGACCATACTCTTTTCATTGTTTCGTCGCCGGTGA
Coding sequences:
- a CDS encoding DUF2905 domain-containing protein, which gives rise to MQGLDSLARMLILFGLILAVVGGLILFVGKVPFIGRLPGDIYIQRKNFSFYFPLTTSILLSVLLTILFSLFRRR
- the ruvC gene encoding crossover junction endodeoxyribonuclease RuvC — encoded protein: MLVLGVDPGASATGYGIVARSDDGVLRAVDYGSVRTTPRDPFPVRLQQIFSRLTELIRCYQPECAAIESLIFAKNVQSAFKLGQARGVALLAAAQGGLSIAEYTPLQVKSAVTGYGAAGKGQVQQMVGSLLGLKEPLRSTDAADALAVAICHHHSARLLHLSRGRGR
- a CDS encoding DUF6788 family protein; the encoded protein is MATPLEQLEERRDKIYLQMSAVGDFRPGMISVNFRRCGKKNCACFQPDHPGHGPQYLWNTTQKGVSRAQNLRMGPELEKTEKEVANYRKFAQLYQEAIEVNEKICLLRPVSEIDDEHELQKFKKIE
- a CDS encoding M23 family metallopeptidase — its product is MKRLTALAVVLLVCMTLDSVAQAEPMDALTLRQGDVRIVKLADDAKVSDLQGVIDTGGVPSAIPMFSKGGALYGIVAVDLYQQPGEYQMTVYEAATKRALSAKALIVKQGEFEKSISPSWNAHVFTKPELERIASEKQAMAEALRTSSSQPLWQDGTIYPIEKTDHTGLITTPFGQIRMNPAQDWFRFHRGTDFQAPKGFPIRAIATGKVAHLGHDYLLEGNITVIDHGLGIFSSYLHQSSFLVKIGDEVKKGDVIGRVGSTGNSNAPHLHLALKIGGAVVDPLQFIEALRGL
- a CDS encoding YebC/PmpR family DNA-binding transcriptional regulator, which codes for MSGHSKWSGIKHKKAKIDAIRGRAFTKLIREVTVAARVGGGDPIGNPRLRLAIERAKAVNMPQDNIQRAIMKGTGELPGVSYEEYVYEGYGPGGVAVLLEVLTDNKNRTAPEFRKAFSKYGGNLGESGCVAWLFEKKGLIQVEAATVDEDRLLSVALEAGAEDVLRSDDTFEIITAPKDLDRVKESLAKEKIEIADGEVTMLPQTTVKLEGKQAQHMLQLMEALEDHDDVQNVYANFDIPEEIMAAVTG
- the ruvB gene encoding Holliday junction branch migration DNA helicase RuvB, with translation MANRQLQDEDQDLELSLRPKAWDDYIGQEKVKANLQVFVQGAKARREPLDHLLFYGPPGLGKTSLAFLIASEMGVSIRVTSGPVIERQKDLAAILSSLREHDVLFIDEIHRLNPLVEETLYPAMEDYRLDLIIGQGPSAQTYRLKLPRFTLIGATTRAGLLSSPLHNRFGVVQRLDFYDATNLFRIVLRSAKILGVSIVDDGAWEIARRSRGTPRVANRLLRRVRDFAQVLGDGIITSEVAQGALERLEVDTIGFDEMDRRILYTIIEKFAGGPVGIETIAVAVGEEKETIEDVYEPFLIQQGFLARTPRGRTVTPLAFDHFKLPRPAESQGELWHG
- the ruvA gene encoding Holliday junction branch migration protein RuvA, with the protein product MIAALRGLLTSKDPGHIVIDVNGVGYQVFIPLSTFYQLPEIQQEVRLRIYTHVREDAIQLYGFHALEEKMMFELLTGVSGIGPRLASNILSGISVEEFIPAILEGDIARLKAIPGVGRKTAERIILELKDKVLEVPCASRAVVGHQPSPERDRTIEDVVSALLNLGCSRKEASAAAEAAHQAVGDEADFEQFVKHALKTLSERTGKRL